One Bythopirellula goksoeyrii genomic window, TATTTGCTTTGACGGTTGACTCATCTTCGCAATGGGCTGTCAGTGGCAGTGTGGTTTCCGCGAAAATACGTTCTAAGGCATCTTGAGAGTCAACGAGGAGATCTCCGGTACTAGAGCCGATAAAAATCTTGATGCCAGGTGTGTCAATGGCTTCACGAAGTTCGTCGATGTTCTCGGGGGTCGCCCCGATATAGAAGCCATAGTTGACCAGAGACTTCCCGGCGGCAAGGTCCCGTTTTTCTGCAAGCCGTTGTCGCGATGTTGTCGTCGGTACAGTGTTTGGCATTTCTAGGAAGGTCGTTATTCCTCCTTTAGCACAGGCTCGTGAGGCAGTGCTGAGATCCTCTTTGTGGGTTAGCCCAGGTTCGCGAAAATGCACCTGGTCATCAATCACGCCCGGGATCAAATGTAAACCTGCTGCATCGACGACTTCGTCAGCAAGAGTCTGAACCGCAGCATCCACGGTTGCAATACGATCGTTCTCGACCAACACAGCTACCGACTCAATGCCCGAGGGTAGGACGACTTGGGCGTTTTTTATGAGGAGTTTCACGCAGTATCAAACCTGATTCGAGTTCATTGGGAAAGAACTCCATCATTCTTGCCGAAGTTGAAGCAATCGTCGACCCACCTTCCTGAGATGGAAATCTCGTTAGTCAGTTCTGTTCCCATTTGACTTATGATTTGTTGTCGTGAAAGAGCTCAACCAGCCTTTTCGTTTAAAGAAAAGCAACTGGCCGATTGACATAGCCGCCATGACGAACAATATCGCCGGATAGCCAAATCGCCATTCTAGTTCGGGCATGTTCCAGCCGGAGACTTCTGGATTGAAATTCATGCCGTACAAACCTGCCAGGAAACTCAGAGGAATAAAGATCGTCGAGATGATTGTCAGCACCTTCATCACTTCATTCATGCGGTTGCCAACTTCTGTTGAGTAAAAGTCGCGCAGATCGGAACAGGCTTCGCGATAGCTTTCTAGCGAATCAATGATTCTTATGACATGATCGTGGCAATCCCGAAGATAAATACTTGTTTCAGGAGCAATAAGCCAGTCGTGTCGGTTCGTCAGCGAATCGACCGCGTCGCGAAGAGGCCATACGATTCGTCGCAGGAGCCTTAGGTCGTGCCTCAATCCGTGCAGGCGGATGATCAAGGGGCGTGAGGGCCCTGCTTCCAGTTCAACGTCAATTCGATCAATGGCTTCGCCAATTCTCTCCAGAGAAGGAAAGTAACTGTCGATTAGCGCGTCGAGCAACGCGTACATCAAATAGTCCGTTCCCGAGTCTCGCAATGCGCGGCCAGTGAATTGCAAACGATCGCGAATCGTGTCGAAACAATCGCTTGGGTGCTCCCGCCAGCTGATTACGAAGTCTTTGCCGATAAAGAAGCTGGCCTGCTCAAACGTATGCTTTCTCCCATGGCGGGGAAACTGACACACGATAAAGAGATGGTCCTTAAAGGTCTCGACCTTGGCTCGTTGAGGGATGTTCACAACATCTTCGAGTGCCAAGCGATGGATGCCAAAAAGTTGGCCGATCTGCTCAAAAAGGGCCTCGTCACCCATGCCGACGATATCAACCCATTGGACGGGATACTTGCCACGCATTTGGCGGACTTGGTCAATAGCGCAGTTCTGATTGTCCTCCAATTCGGTCGGGCTATAGCAGGTCATGCGAATTGTGGGTGGGATTGCCCCATCAGGAACTAGTATGGATCCGGGACGAGCTGCCGGCTTCGTTTTGCGCCGATAGCCCTTGGAGAACATGTTCGTACCGCCATTGTGCAAGTTGTGCTTCATGATTCGTCCTAGGTTGAATCTGCAAGTTGAAGGAATTAGAGAGCGTCCGGGCCCTGTGTTAAATTGTGGTCACTGTCAGCCATTTGAACCACCAAGGGAGAATTCGTGTTCAGATGGACATCCCTCTGGGGAAATGCCACTGTGATGCCTTCCTCGGCAAATAGCTGGGCGACTTGATATCGGACGGCACTTTCAATTTGCCGACGGTCCATCATAGTTCTCATTCGAATCCAGAAGTGGACCTCAAATTCCAATGAGTTGTCGCCAAAATTCTTGAATAACACAATCGGCGGAGGTTCCTTGGACGCACGGCCCGTTCCGACAACCGCTCGTTTCAGTAGTTGAGCGACTTCAACTACTGGTGATCCGTAGGCGACTCCGACGGTCACATGTGTCCTCATCTTGTCACTAGACAGCGTAAAGTTGACCACGTTGTCTTGCAAAAACTTACTGTTGGGAACGATAATCTCCAAGTTATCCCCCGTCCGTATGCGGGTACTTCGGGCGCCAATATGCTCGACATTGCCATAAAGTTCACCAATCTGAATCAGGTCACCAATCTTGACCGGACGCTCGGCGTGAAGAATCAGTCCACTAATGAAATTATTGACAATGTTCTGGCTGCCGAAGCCAATTCCCAGCGCAACGGCACCACCCAATACGGTAAATGCCGTCAGGGGCACCCTTACCACGTTAAGAGCTAATAACGAGAACAGCACTAAGAGCAAGTAGAACGACAAGCTTTGCACAGTTGCTGCGCCGCTGGCATCGATGTCCATCCGGCCTAATAGATGCCTTCCCAGCCATCGACTGATAATTCGAGCAAAGACAAATCCCACAAAGAAAAGCAGCAATGCCTTGACTACCTTCTCGACAGTAACTCTTCCGCTTTCGGAGGAGGTGATTTCGGTATTCCAGATCCCTTCCACGGTTTCCCAGAACTCGGCAAGCTTTTGACGGGCGTTTTCTGTAAGGGAGTCAGAGGAGAGTTGCCGTTGCATTTT contains:
- the corA gene encoding magnesium/cobalt transporter CorA encodes the protein MKHNLHNGGTNMFSKGYRRKTKPAARPGSILVPDGAIPPTIRMTCYSPTELEDNQNCAIDQVRQMRGKYPVQWVDIVGMGDEALFEQIGQLFGIHRLALEDVVNIPQRAKVETFKDHLFIVCQFPRHGRKHTFEQASFFIGKDFVISWREHPSDCFDTIRDRLQFTGRALRDSGTDYLMYALLDALIDSYFPSLERIGEAIDRIDVELEAGPSRPLIIRLHGLRHDLRLLRRIVWPLRDAVDSLTNRHDWLIAPETSIYLRDCHDHVIRIIDSLESYREACSDLRDFYSTEVGNRMNEVMKVLTIISTIFIPLSFLAGLYGMNFNPEVSGWNMPELEWRFGYPAILFVMAAMSIGQLLFFKRKGWLSSFTTTNHKSNGNRTD